The region GAACCGATGCCCAACCCGAGGTCGCGGATTTCCATCCGAGTTCGACAAGTGACTGGGGACCGGCGGCGCTGTGCACGGTCGGGTCAATCCAGTCTGCCCAGTCGCACGAGTATCCATCGCCTCCGTCATCGACGATTAGGTACAAGTCACGGACATCGTTGATCGGGACCTCGATCTTGACTCGGTTGCCAGGCGTCTTCGTGGTGATGACGTCACTGGCATACAGTCGACGTGCTTTCGATGATTTGGCAGTTTGAGGCTTTTCAGATTTGTTGGCCTTGCTGTCGGCTGACGCATCGAGATGGAATTTCTCGATGACTTGTTCCTTGTTGAAATTCTTGGGTTGATCGTAGTCTTGATTTTCAAGCAGGTCGTCAAAGCCAACCTGCTCTTTGCCCAAGCTTGCGCCGGTCGGATCAATTTCCGAGCCCGCGGTCCAAAGGATGGCGTTGGTGACCAGTCGGCGAATGTTGTCGTTGCCCCAGTTCCAGTGATAGTGACCACCGGTGAAGCCGAACGAGCGACCTCCATCGGCACGATCATAGGCCCAAGCAACCGTTTGAGGTTCTCCGGCGGCAACACTCTTTCGCACGATGGGGTTCCCGCTATGTGCTCCATCGGGACGCTTCATGGTGTGTTCAGGTGCGACGGCGGCCAAAATCGGAGTGATCTTTCCGCCTTCTTTGAATCGCATGTGGAAGTACCATTCGTCGTCGGCGGAAAACGATTCCACTCCCCGCGTGATGGGATGGTTTGGCAATGAGTTAAATTCGGCAACCCAGTGTGGATTCACGCTGTAATTGATTTCGAAATGTCCGCCAAGCAGGTCAACCCAATCGTCACCTGGCTCACCCGGAACCATCTCGACAGCGTAGTGCAAGCAGACCAGTCCACATCCTTTGCTAAGTCGCTTGCGAAGCTGATCACGGTGCTCGATCGCAATGTGTCGTCCACCACCATCGCAATAGATCACGATCGTGTCGGCATCTTCGATTTGTTGTTCGCTTGGCCACTGGCGAACAATCGTGACTTTTGCGTCAGAGCTTTTCTCGATCGCGTCTTGAAGGATTCTCAGTCCGGCAAAGTGTTCGTGGGCGCCATAGTTGTGGGACCGAGCACCGGCGACCATCAGGACATTTTTCGTGTCAGCTGCGGACCCAATCGAGTGGGTGAAAAGTAGTAGCTGGACGAGCAGCGTCATCGCCCAGCAACGATGTTGACACATCATGTTGAAGTGGCCTTTCGGGGGGAAGCTTATTGGGTGGGAAAGCAGTTAGGGAACCGAAGATACCCAGCGGTTAAGGGGCTCAATCGGTCCGTCCGCCTAGTTTAGCAAACCGTTGGAGCGTCATAGTTGACGCGCGGACAGTCTAACAAGAATTCGCCATTGGGGCACGACTGCAGCCGAGTGATCTTCGACGGGCTAGCGCTTTGACAAATGGGGAATGGCTGTTGGCTAGAAAAAAGACGGTTGTCGTTCCGCCCTCATTGAAATTCCACGCGAGTAGCACACACCATACTGGTGATGCGATCCAAGGATCGGCAAGGCTGTTCTAACGGAATCTGCTGCCCTATGCAGAGCGAGCAAGTTCATCACGCCAGTTGGGGTACCCCACCTCGATTCTTGGGTGGATTTACGATTAAGCTGGTGGGAGGGAACTCGAGGGCTTTTTACAGTATTGTGCTTCTACTGAGTGATTTCAGTGAATCCTTTCGAGACCCTTGTTTCAGTAAGATTCGTATTGGTGTCACCACATCGCAAGCGTAATCGCCGCGCGAGTTGAATTTGAACGATTAGGATTGCGATGGAGATCGATCGGCAACGAATACAAGATGACTTGCGCGGGATCGTGCGGGGCGATGTCTTGTGCGATGACGTATCGCGAACCTTGTACTCGACCGACGCCAGCATCTATGAACTGCAACCCATCGGAGTTGTTCGGCCCCAGTCGGCTTCCGATGTCGTTGCGATCGTGCGTTACGCGTCTGAGCACGATTTGCCGATCCATCCGCGTGGCGCCGGAAGTGGCGTCGCTGGAGAATCGATCGGTCCGGGATTGATCTTGGATTTTTCGCGATACATGCGTCGCATGCAGATGGATCGCAATGACGGCCGTGTCGTCGTCGAAGCCGGAATGACGCTGGCGGAATTGAATCGGGGTATCCGGTCGTCCGGCCGTTGGTTTGGGCCTGACCCGGCAACGCGTAGCATCACAACAATGGGCAGCGTGCTTGCGACCAATGCGTCCGGCAGTCACTACTTGCGCAGCGGATCGGCACGTGACAATATTCATTCGCTGCGCGTTGTCACGATGGAAGGTGAGTTGCTGAATCTGTCCAAGCACCAACCTTCGCAAACGGGCATTCCCGGTCGGTTGGCTCGCGGCTTGGTCAGCATCCGCGATCAACATCGCGAATGTATTGAGGCCCAGGCCGCATCCGCACCGGCACGCGGCGGCTATCGGTTTGACGGAGTGATCGACGAAGATAACAACGTTGACTTGGCAAAGTTTCTGTGCGGAACTCAAGGAACACTCGCTTTAATCGTCGAAGCGACAGTAAAAACGGAGAACATCCCAAGGCATCGAGGTGTCGCGGCTCTGTTCTTTCACCGTTTGGAATCTGCCGCCCGAAGCGCTGTTGTTTCGCTCAAGCACGGCCCAGTTGCTTGTGACATGATTGGCCGTCGCTTGCTAGGCATCGCAAGGGAAACTGAACGGCAATTCGGCAACATGTTGCCGCGTGAAGCCGAAGCGATGCTGTTGCTGGAACTGCAAGGCGATTCGCTGGCCGAATTGAACGATCGAATTGATTTGCTTAAAAGCGAACTGACCCGAGGTCCCGACGGCGCGTTCCAAGCGTCCTCGACCACCAACCAAAAACAACGCGATCAGTATTGGAAGCTTTGCCGCCGCGTCACACCACGGTTGGGGCGCCTGCGTGGCAAGGAAATGCCGATCCCATTTACAGAAGACATCGCCGTCGATCCGCAAAAGCTTCCCGAAGCATTAATCGCGATCCAGAAAACACTTCGTGATCACGAATGTACGTCAACCGTTTTTGCGCACGCGGGGCACGGCCAGCTTCACATTCGGCCGTTCTTAGATCTGTCCATCGCCGAGGACCGAAACAAGATTCGGCAGGTCGCCAATGACGTCGCAGAGGTCGTCTGGAAAATGGGCGGCCAAGTCTCAGTCGAACACGCCGCAGGGTTAAGCCGCAGTGCCCTTTTGCCAAAACAATACGGCGACTTTTGGTTAGCGATGGGGCAGATAAAACGTCTCTTCGATCCTCACCATCGACTGAATCCGGGAAAGCTGTTCGGCGCCGTCCTGCAGCAGCCCGATGAAAACCTTAGACCGATCGGTGATTCGATCCAAGTCGTCTCACCTGCGAGAACGCTGATCGAAGCATCCGAACGCGTCGTTCAGGAATCACGTTTGCAAAATGGCACGGTCCCACAGTTGCCGGTGATGCAACATTGGCCAGCGAATAAGATGATCGATCAGGTCACGCATTCGTGCAACGGATGTGGACGCTGTAGGACGACCGCGGTTGATGAACGGCAGTGTCCGGTTTATCGAACGATGCGGAAAGAAGAAGCTACGCCCCGTGCCAAGGCGAATTTATTGCGGGGTGTGTTAAGCGGTAAAGTCGACGTCGAATCACTTGCCAGCGATCGGGCAAAATCGGTTGCCGACCTGTGCTTTAACTGCCACCAATGCCGTGTGGAATGTCCGTCGACGGTGGACATTCCAAAAATTGTCGGCGAGATCAAAGCCCACTATGTCGCGACAAATGGATTGCCGTTATCCGAACGTCTATTCACACGCCTGGACTCGATCGCCAGTATCGGTTCGAGGTTGCCGCGGATTTCGAATTTGCTGCTGAAGAATCGTGTCACACGTTGGCTTGCTGAGCAGATGTTTGGGTTAGTGTCGACACGGCAATTGCCATCGATCGCCGATACCAGTTTCGTTCGCTACGCGGCCCGCCGTCGCTGGACAAAGCGAAGCGAATCAGAAGGCACCAAGGTGCTCTATTTCGTCGACCACTATGCAAATTACCATGATCCCGATGTCGGTCGCGCACTTGCAGAGGTCCTGCAGCAAAACGGCATCGGACTCTATGTGCCCACATCCCAGTCGGGCAGCGGGATGGCCAGGATCACCGCTGGCGACTTAAAGGGGGCACGCCGGATCGGGCGTCGAAACCTTCGACTTTTGGCCGAAGCGATCCGAAGCGGTTACACCGTCGTGGCGACCGAACCGTCGGCAGTCCTATGCCTCAAACATGAATACCCAAATCTGTTCGACGATGAAGATGCCTATCTGGTCGCCAAACATTCATTCGAGGCGTGTGACTTCTTGATGCATTTGGATCGTGAAGGAAAACTTGATCGCCAACTTAATCCAGTCGATGCACACTTTGCTTACCACCGCCCCTGTCATCTACGGGTGCTTGATCCTGACTTGGCCGCTGTCGAACTTCTGCGATTGATTCCAGGTTTGCTTGTCGATCATGTCGAAGGCGGTTGTAGTGGGATGGCTGGTACCTGGGGGTTGCAGCGAAAAAACTATCGCAACAGTTTGCGGATCGGTTGGCCGATGATTTCTGCGATGCGTTCCAGCGGTATTCCGATCGCATCGACCGAGTGCAGTGCGTGCAAAATGCAGATCGAACATGCCGCTGGGATGCAAACGATTCATCCCATCAAGCTTCTGGCCTACGCATATGGACGACTTCCGAAAGTCGGTGAGCAATTAGGCCTGTTGAAAGGGGGCATGGCATGAAAATCGAAATACTCTTGTTCGCCGCCTTGCGTGATGCAGCCGGGGAATCGTCGATCCGAGTCGACGCGGACGGGATTGAAACCGCAGGTGACTTGATTTCTACCGTAGCAGACGTTTTGCCCGAAGTTGCCCAGTTGATTCGCCACAGCCGGCTTGCGATCGATGGAGCCTATGTGGGTGAGCAAACGGCAATTGATGCATCCGCATCCGAGTTCGCTTTGATCCCACCTGTTAGCGGTGGCTGACCCATCAGACGCATTCATTTCTAGCGAAAGATCCAACCTCATCATGGATGACAAGAAGTCCATTCTCATTCGTCTCGTTCACGCCCGCATCGATTTGGCCCAATGGTCAGATGTTCTCGCGGATCCTGATACCGGGGCTCATGCTTGGTTCTCGGGCGTGACCCGCCGGAAGACGAGGGATCAATCCGGGACCGTTCGCGTCACGAAGACGCTGTACTACGAAGCTCATGAATCGATGGCTTTGCGACAGCTCAGGCAGATTGCTGAAGATGCCAAGCAAAAGTTCAACCTTTTCAATGTCGTGATCGTCCACCGTCTTGGTGAAGTCGCGATCGGCGAATCGAGCGTTTTGGTCGGCTGCAGCAGTGCGCATCGTCGCGAGGCGTTTGAAGCCCTGCCGGTCATCATGGATGAATTAAAGGCCGACGTGCCGATTTGGAAACGGGAAATGTTTGTGGATGAAACGACGCAATGGATACACCCGTGAATCAGCGTATCTATCTTGATCATGCCGCCACCAGTGTTCCTAAGCCGGCGGCGACCGTCAACGCGATGATGCAACAAATGCTTCATCACGAAGCCTCTGTAGGACGCGGTGCGTATCGCAGTTCTGTCCGCGCTTCGGCAAAAGTTGCGGAACTACGTGCCGAGATCGCTAGATGGATCAACGCACCGAGTGCGAATGAAATAACGTTGCAGTCCGGAGGCACTGAAGCGTTAAATTTGGGGCTGTTCGGGTTGCTACGTCCCGGAGATCACGTTGTGACATGCGCTGCCGAGCATAACAGCGTCCTTCGCCCAATCCACGAATTATCACGCTCGCAAAGTGTGGATTGCAGCATCGTTGACGTCGATGGGCAAGGATTGGTCAGTGTCGAAAGCGTGATGAACGCTCTGCGTCCGAACACTCGAATCGTTTCGATTCTTCATGCCGCAAATGTTAATGGTGTGGTCCAACCGATCGCGGAGATCGGCGCGGCTCTAACACAGCAATTTGAAGTTGATCTGAAGCCAATTTTAATGACCGATGCGGCTCAGTCGTTTGGCTACCTTCCTATCGATGTGCAAACACAGGGTATCGATTGTCTAGCGGCTCCCGGTCACAAAGGCGGCCAAGGTCCACTTGGGACCGGGTTCATGTACCTCAATCAACGCTACCATTCAAAGTTGCGTCCGATCGTTTTTGGCGGAACTGGCAGCCAGTCAGACGACTTGGAAATGCCAATGAGTTTTCCCAGTTCATTTGAAGCAGGCAATATGAACGTCCCCGCAATGGCAGGTTGGTTAGCCGGACTGGCTAGTTGCCGCGGTGAAAAATTAGCTGCCGATTGCGTGTCAGAACGTTATCGATCACTAGGCAAGTTGGCTGAAGAACTTTATCTGCGGCTTGAACGGATCCCGGGAGTGCGGGTGATC is a window of Stieleria sp. JC731 DNA encoding:
- a CDS encoding anaerobic glycerol-3-phosphate dehydrogenase subunit C, producing the protein MEIDRQRIQDDLRGIVRGDVLCDDVSRTLYSTDASIYELQPIGVVRPQSASDVVAIVRYASEHDLPIHPRGAGSGVAGESIGPGLILDFSRYMRRMQMDRNDGRVVVEAGMTLAELNRGIRSSGRWFGPDPATRSITTMGSVLATNASGSHYLRSGSARDNIHSLRVVTMEGELLNLSKHQPSQTGIPGRLARGLVSIRDQHRECIEAQAASAPARGGYRFDGVIDEDNNVDLAKFLCGTQGTLALIVEATVKTENIPRHRGVAALFFHRLESAARSAVVSLKHGPVACDMIGRRLLGIARETERQFGNMLPREAEAMLLLELQGDSLAELNDRIDLLKSELTRGPDGAFQASSTTNQKQRDQYWKLCRRVTPRLGRLRGKEMPIPFTEDIAVDPQKLPEALIAIQKTLRDHECTSTVFAHAGHGQLHIRPFLDLSIAEDRNKIRQVANDVAEVVWKMGGQVSVEHAAGLSRSALLPKQYGDFWLAMGQIKRLFDPHHRLNPGKLFGAVLQQPDENLRPIGDSIQVVSPARTLIEASERVVQESRLQNGTVPQLPVMQHWPANKMIDQVTHSCNGCGRCRTTAVDERQCPVYRTMRKEEATPRAKANLLRGVLSGKVDVESLASDRAKSVADLCFNCHQCRVECPSTVDIPKIVGEIKAHYVATNGLPLSERLFTRLDSIASIGSRLPRISNLLLKNRVTRWLAEQMFGLVSTRQLPSIADTSFVRYAARRRWTKRSESEGTKVLYFVDHYANYHDPDVGRALAEVLQQNGIGLYVPTSQSGSGMARITAGDLKGARRIGRRNLRLLAEAIRSGYTVVATEPSAVLCLKHEYPNLFDDEDAYLVAKHSFEACDFLMHLDREGKLDRQLNPVDAHFAYHRPCHLRVLDPDLAAVELLRLIPGLLVDHVEGGCSGMAGTWGLQRKNYRNSLRIGWPMISAMRSSGIPIASTECSACKMQIEHAAGMQTIHPIKLLAYAYGRLPKVGEQLGLLKGGMA
- a CDS encoding aminotransferase class V-fold PLP-dependent enzyme, whose translation is MDTPVNQRIYLDHAATSVPKPAATVNAMMQQMLHHEASVGRGAYRSSVRASAKVAELRAEIARWINAPSANEITLQSGGTEALNLGLFGLLRPGDHVVTCAAEHNSVLRPIHELSRSQSVDCSIVDVDGQGLVSVESVMNALRPNTRIVSILHAANVNGVVQPIAEIGAALTQQFEVDLKPILMTDAAQSFGYLPIDVQTQGIDCLAAPGHKGGQGPLGTGFMYLNQRYHSKLRPIVFGGTGSQSDDLEMPMSFPSSFEAGNMNVPAMAGWLAGLASCRGEKLAADCVSERYRSLGKLAEELYLRLERIPGVRVIGRPDQLRLPIASIEVDGMGASEVAAILDSEFGIEVRSGLHCAALIHQAIGSPTDGTLRISCGVGTTLDELDALSSALEELLGVIPN
- a CDS encoding molybdenum cofactor biosynthesis protein MoaE codes for the protein MDDKKSILIRLVHARIDLAQWSDVLADPDTGAHAWFSGVTRRKTRDQSGTVRVTKTLYYEAHESMALRQLRQIAEDAKQKFNLFNVVIVHRLGEVAIGESSVLVGCSSAHRREAFEALPVIMDELKADVPIWKREMFVDETTQWIHP
- a CDS encoding MoaD/ThiS family protein, with translation MKIEILLFAALRDAAGESSIRVDADGIETAGDLISTVADVLPEVAQLIRHSRLAIDGAYVGEQTAIDASASEFALIPPVSGG